A stretch of Cicer arietinum cultivar CDC Frontier isolate Library 1 chromosome 5, Cicar.CDCFrontier_v2.0, whole genome shotgun sequence DNA encodes these proteins:
- the LOC140920406 gene encoding uncharacterized protein: protein MAEYEACAMGILAALESKAKVLEVYGDSALVINQLNQEWETRDKNLIPYFTYIKELSLEFDKITFHHVPREDNQLADALATLSSMFQINRNDEIPSIKMESRDYPTYCQVMEEETDGKLWYHDIKHYLANREYPLGISENEKRTLRQLSMSFFVMKIFWIRAITIWNSSDVLMSIRRKKFYKISTMALMGSI from the coding sequence ATGGCAGAATATGAAGCTTGTGCCATGGGAATTTTGGCGGCTTTGGAATCAAAAGCGAAAGTTCTAGAAGTATATGGAGATTCAGCCCTAGTCATTAATCAGCTTAACCAAGAATGGGAAACTCGAGATAAGAATTTAATACCTTATTTTACCTACATAAAAGAATTGTCTTtagaatttgacaaaatcacgtTTCACCATGTCCCTCGAGAAgacaatcaattggctgatgCTTTGGCTACTTTATCATCTATGTTCCAAATAAATCGAAATGATGAAATCCCATCAATTAAAATGGAGAGTCGAGATTATCCAACCTACTGCCAGGTCATGGAAGAAGAAACTGACGGAAAACTGTGGTATCACGACATCAAACATTATCTTGCAAATAGAGAATATCCTCTCGGAATATCGGAGAATGAGAAAAGAACTCTGAGACAGTTATCCATGAGCTTttttgtgatgaaaatatttTGGATAAGAGCAATCACGATATGGAACTCCTCAGATGTGTTGATGTCAATAAGGCGAAAGAAATTCTACAAGATATCCACGATGGCTCTTATGGGATCCATATGA
- the LOC113784335 gene encoding uncharacterized protein → MNSESHRKLLMKILNEAHVTHDITLDKFGGIINNITTNNHLSFTDDELPTEGRGHNKALHISVMCLDHIISRVVIDNGSSLNVISKSTLAKLPYDGTYMRPSPMVVRAFDGSRIEVMGEIDLPVQIGSVTFEITFHVMDIVPTYNCLLGKPWIHSTGVVLSTLHEKLKYMVNDQLVIVSGEGDLLVSNLSTTPYVETAEDALETAFQTLEIVDTAYVETTPIEPHMSNTVIMMAKFMLSRGHHPWHELGKDDEGLKEPVELPENRDKWGLGYKPTRDDKRRLVKEKKEKRLVRIENREPRIESIPSFQSARPTSEIHIAATEDDMFDGEANWIHSCGLGAEIRNWKDMPGLDTSIVEHKLPLKPDFSPMKQKLRRMKPDMSLKIREEVQKQFDVGFLAVANYPKWIANIVPVPKRDGKVRMCVNYRDLNKASPKDDLPLPHIDILVDNMALHSLFSFMDCFSRYNQIKMAAQDMEKTTSITPWGTFCYKVMPFGLKNVGATYQRAMVTLFHDMIHKGVEVYVDDMIAKSQTEEEHIIDLKKLIERLNKFKLKLNPFKCTFGVRSGKVLGFVVRQRGIEVDPDKI, encoded by the exons ATGAATTCTGAGTCCCACCGGAAGCTATTGATGAAAATACTAAATGAGGCTCATGTCACTCACGACATCACCTTGGACAAATTTGGaggcatcataaataacatcacAACCAACAATCACCTAAGTTTCACAGATGATGAGCTCCCAACCGAAGGGAGAgggcataataaagcactacacatatCAGTAATGTGCCTCGACCATATAATATCAAGAGTCGTCATTGACAATGGCTCCTCGCTCAAtgtcatatcaaaatcaacattaGCAAAACTACCTTATGATGGTACATATATGAGACCAAGTCCCATGGTTGTTAGAGCTTTCGACGGGAGTCGCATAGAAGTAATGGGGGAAATCGATCTCCCAGTTCAAATAGGCTCGGTCACATTTGAAATCACGTTTCACGTGATGGATATTGTACCCACTTATAATTGCTTATTGGGAAAGCCATGGATCCATTCTACCGGCGTAGTGCTGTCAACCTTACACGAAAAGCTGAAGTATATGGTAAATGACCAATTGGTAATCGTGTCAGGAGAAGGAGACTTGTTGGTGAGTAATTTGTCCACCACACCTTATGTTGAGACAGCAGAAGACGCTCTAGAAACTGCcttccaaacactagaaatcgtGGACACCGCTTATGTCGAGACGACACCTATAGAACCACATATGTCAAACACCGTTATTATGATGGCTAAGTTCATGTTGAGCAGAGGACACCATCCATGGCACGAGTTGGGGAAGGATGACGAAGGGCTCAAAGAACCGGTGGAACTTCCTGAAAATAGAGATAAGTGGGGTTTAGGCTACAAACCCACCAGGGATGACAAACGGAGATTGgtcaaagagaaaaaagaaaaaagattagtTCGAATTGAAAATCGAGAACCAAGAATTGAAAGTAttcct AGTTTCCAAAGTGCAAGACCAACAAGTGAGATCCATATTGCGGCAACTGAAGATGACATGTTTGATGGGGAGGCTAATTGGATTCATTCGTGTGGTTTAGGAGCAGAAATCAGGAATTGGAAA gatatgcctggATTGGATACTAGCATAGTGGAGCATAAATTGCCCTTAAAACCCGATTTTTCTCCgatgaaacaaaaattaaggcGAATGAAGCCtgatatgtcattaaaaatcagGGAAGAAGTACAAAAACAATTTGATGTAGGATTCCTCGCTGTGGCAAATTATCCCAAATGGATAGCCAATATTGTACCAGTGCCAAAAAGGGATGGCAAAGTACGAATGTGTGTCAATTATAGGGACCttaataaagctagtcctaaagatgatttgCCATTACCTCACATCGATATTTTGGTTGATAATATGGCTCTCCATTCACTCTTTTCCTTTATGGATTGTTTCTCTCGGTATAATCAAATTAAGATGGCAGCTCAAGATATGGAAAAAACGACTTCCATCACTCCTTGGGGAACATTTTGTTACAAAGTAATGCCTTTTGGTCTGAAGAATGTTGGGGCAACCTACCAAAGAGCTATGGTAACCCTATTCCATGACATGATACATAAAGGGGTCGAAGTTTATGTAGACGACATGATTGCTAAGTCACAAACAGAAGAAGAACATATTattgatctaaagaaactcATCGAAAGACTTAATAAGTTTAAGCTAAAGCTCAACCCTTTcaaatgcacttttggtgtgAGATCGGGCAAAGTATTGGGATTTGTGGTTAGACAAAGAGGAATAGAGGTTGATCCCGATAAGATTTGA